aaaaaattctgagtTTATCTCCAGATCACAAAGCTTGACAAAACCGCAGTGTTTACAATGAAAAAAGATTCAAAtggaagaagaaacaaaattaaacaaaatgtttaaaacaaaaagtaattatCATTGTGACGTTACACCACTATTTTTTGGGATGGTTACAAACGGACTGAAATATTACTCCTTTCGTCATCAGAGGCACTGAAATTTTAACAAACTGAATGTTCCCAACAGGAGCTGCCAACCTTAAAGTTGGTTCTTTTGCTTTTTCAATGACATCCAAAACCTGGTGAGTTCTGTATACCAAAGTCCATATTTTTTTTGAAGAGGTCATATGCTGGTAAAAGAGGAAGTTTGATGGTGTTGGAGCAGGTATTTGCCATTGGATACATGGACTCTTCTAGAAATGAAAGGCTTGGATGCGGAGTCATTCCCGCTGGTGGAAGTGACCTCAGGCCCGTGGCAAACATCAGCAACTCCTCCAGTGAAACTGGCCCTTGTTCTAGAAAACAAAGTTATCGTTCAataatttatgttttaataGCCTGCAACAACAGCTGTTCTCAATATCAAAACAATTTAGTTCACCGACCTTCACAGTCCATGATGTAGTCTGACCAGAAGCTGAGGACCTGgctctctgtccttctcttaTTGCTTCCCACTGGACTAAGCAGAGGCATGAAGAGCTCTTCAATGTCCATGGCAGTCAGTTTCTTGTCTTTGCAACACAGCACTGGTGCAAGGACAGCTGGGTGTTGGCAGAGGGCCTCCAAAAACATGAGGCTGGCCAGTCCATCTTTGAATCTAATAGATTTCCCAGGTCAGTGGAATGTTTATGTCAGAAAAACTGAAATTTAATTTGCATACATGTACAGCCTACAAGAAAATTGCTGATCTCTGAGAATCACATTGAAATATACTGTACAGTATAAATGACAAGTAAAAATTCTCCAAATCTAAACAGTATCTTCTGTTCAGCATATATGATGGCTAtggtagaagaaaaaaatcatattaatcctaaaaaaatgacaaacagcTTTTGTACAAAACCTCACATTACTGGTAGAAGCAGTTTAAATTCAAGCAGCAAAATTCCTTAAGGTCCCAAAAAACGTCTTACCTTTCAATCACGCTTGTATTGCGTCCAATTATGTACCATTTAAGGTAGTCTTCCACGATGGTGTGCTTCTCCTCAATATTGCTGACGTGCTGGAAACATCCAGCTGTTTGTAGCAGAGAGCTATGTTTCAATACCTGGTCTTGAAGGGACCTCAATGAATCTGCAGACTCAATCTTtatggaaaagagagagagtaattAATGATTGCAACTAATATGATGGCAGCCTAAGTTATTACAAAATTCCTGCAAAGAAAACTGTTAAGAGCATACTGAATGGAGTAAAAGAAAAGCTGGCAGCTTTTGTTTGGACTAACTCATGCACAACAAatatgtttgaatatttcagtTTTCTGCAAGAACAAGTCATTGAAATAAAGGGCTTCACTTACTATCGCTTACTTTAAACActgtcctttttattttaaagacattGAAAATGTCTTGCCATACCTCATGAAGAGCTCTCCCTATCTCATCATCAGTAACATCCTTGACATTTGCACAAAAGCTTGGTTGTCCAACAATGTGATTCACCAGGTCTCTGGAAAGAAAATGTGGGCCTGGTCCTCCATGAACGATGGACACAGCTATCATTTTTCCTGCCATGAAATACTCGTCCTCCCTGATTGCTATGGGATGCAGAAATGTGGATACTTAGTTCACTGTGTCACAGCACTTAAGCACACCTATGATAGAAAGTTATGTTGTCTTTCTTGTACCAGCATTGGACATCTAATCATGCAATTACCATCAAAGTATAATCACACTAAAAATAATCTTATTGTattttgttcaaaatgttatCTTTGCCTCAGAAGCAAAAATTACTCTGTTCCTTTTGCAGTCCCACTccttattaaaatatttttaaatttagtgTTTATCAAAATCAAATAACTTTCATATATATTCACCTCATTTCAATCCCTCATTTACATCCATTATGAAATTACTTTGAGtcatcttcttttgttttttttgcttctgaACTGCCGTACTGGACCTGGAAAGCTACATAGCAAACTTTTGTACAACCTACTTTAAGATTATATTTTCTCATTCCATGGCATAAAAACAGACTCAAGCCCCCTGTGGCCCTGCTCAGAATAATGCAGTTAAGGTTATTGAAAGATGAATGATTAAGAACTATGCATGACTATAAAGAACTATGCAAGGACTGATACCACAACAAACCTGCAGGATTGTACACTAAATATCGACTCTCCGGAGGTCCTTCAAAAATGGGTCGAGACTGCAAATGGCTAATCAAAAGTGTGAGAAATTCTCGCGCTGGACCACCAGTGTCCAGCCCCTCTTCCATGGAGCCTGCATCATCAGTGAACTTTACAAGCAAGTCACTTTTTTCAGAGAAGGTTGAACGTCTAAAACCTCTTGCAGCTCCATCCCAAACATTTGACCGTACTATGTTGAATCTACTGACACTTTTGTGGTCAATTACACCTGCTAATTCCTGAATTATCTCAGCTGCAGGAATTCCTGTGTCACTGTagtacaaaagaaaagagaaaagaatgcAGTAGATTTAAGATAACCAGTAAATAATACATTCTCAAGG
This is a stretch of genomic DNA from Notolabrus celidotus isolate fNotCel1 chromosome 17, fNotCel1.pri, whole genome shotgun sequence. It encodes these proteins:
- the LOC117828943 gene encoding uncharacterized protein LOC117828943 isoform X2, which gives rise to MCLQREQSGQQTLIMFCPYCGKQFSSLPYFCNACGKALAIFKEQGFKDDASGPISAAAAAAAAPNMPTLKTFLDYRKKKSEERQNFSLQKKGMKKKEPRKVNINIGIMCSQNDSLKVVRGRTLPLIVEPDIDALGLRLLAVKKMTDFNNDFQEGPYVLMYPDKTEVVTIPGTSRPFILRDYKSEIGKPYSRITLFICLRAEYEQYQHETSDTEDEICVRSRSAAEFDIADTLPWEPDMRSTPKNTAEKKSISSGASKQSVMEEICISDTDDPLEGTSGNTESASSFADAALATTAAAKKTDLYSMYTQLYAPIDDMEINNEDVIVSSAKPAKTPDDTGIPAAEIIQELAGVIDHKSVSRFNIVRSNVWDGAARGFRRSTFSEKSDLLVKFTDDAGSMEEGLDTGGPAREFLTLLISHLQSRPIFEGPPESRYLVYNPAAIREDEYFMAGKMIAVSIVHGGPGPHFLSRDLVNHIVGQPSFCANVKDVTDDEIGRALHEIESADSLRSLQDQVLKHSSLLQTAGCFQHVSNIEEKHTIVEDYLKWYIIGRNTSVIERFKDGLASLMFLEALCQHPAVLAPVLCCKDKKLTAMDIEELFMPLLSPVGSNKRRTESQVLSFWSDYIMDCEEQGPVSLEELLMFATGLRSLPPAGMTPHPSLSFLEESMYPMANTCSNTIKLPLLPAYDLFKKNMDFGIQNSPGFGCH
- the LOC117828943 gene encoding uncharacterized protein LOC117828943 isoform X1, yielding MCLQREQSGQQTLIMFCPYCGKQFSSLPYFCNACGKALAIFKEQGFKDDASGPISATAAAAAAAPNMPTLKTFLDYRKKKSEERQNFSLQKKGMKKKEPRKVNINIGIMCSQNDSLKVVRGRTLPLIVEPDIDALGLRLLAVKKMTDFNNDFQEGPYVLMYPDKTEVVTIPGTSRPFILRDYKSEIGKPYSRITLFICLRAEYEQYQHETSDTEDEICVRSRSAAEFDIADTLPWEPDMRSTPKNTAEKKSISSGASKQSVMEEICISDTDDPLEGTSGNTESASSFADAALATTAAAKKTDLYSMYTQLYAPIDDMEINNEDVIVSSAKPAKTPDDTGIPAAEIIQELAGVIDHKSVSRFNIVRSNVWDGAARGFRRSTFSEKSDLLVKFTDDAGSMEEGLDTGGPAREFLTLLISHLQSRPIFEGPPESRYLVYNPAAIREDEYFMAGKMIAVSIVHGGPGPHFLSRDLVNHIVGQPSFCANVKDVTDDEIGRALHEIESADSLRSLQDQVLKHSSLLQTAGCFQHVSNIEEKHTIVEDYLKWYIIGRNTSVIERFKDGLASLMFLEALCQHPAVLAPVLCCKDKKLTAMDIEELFMPLLSPVGSNKRRTESQVLSFWSDYIMDCEEQGPVSLEELLMFATGLRSLPPAGMTPHPSLSFLEESMYPMANTCSNTIKLPLLPAYDLFKKNMDFGIQNSPGFGCH
- the LOC117828943 gene encoding uncharacterized protein LOC117828943 isoform X3, which gives rise to MCLQREQSGQQTLIMFCPYCGKQFSSLPYFCNACGKALAIFKEQGFKDDASGPISAAAAAAAPNMPTLKTFLDYRKKKSEERQNFSLQKKGMKKKEPRKVNINIGIMCSQNDSLKVVRGRTLPLIVEPDIDALGLRLLAVKKMTDFNNDFQEGPYVLMYPDKTEVVTIPGTSRPFILRDYKSEIGKPYSRITLFICLRAEYEQYQHETSDTEDEICVRSRSAAEFDIADTLPWEPDMRSTPKNTAEKKSISSGASKQSVMEEICISDTDDPLEGTSGNTESASSFADAALATTAAAKKTDLYSMYTQLYAPIDDMEINNEDVIVSSAKPAKTPDDTGIPAAEIIQELAGVIDHKSVSRFNIVRSNVWDGAARGFRRSTFSEKSDLLVKFTDDAGSMEEGLDTGGPAREFLTLLISHLQSRPIFEGPPESRYLVYNPAAIREDEYFMAGKMIAVSIVHGGPGPHFLSRDLVNHIVGQPSFCANVKDVTDDEIGRALHEIESADSLRSLQDQVLKHSSLLQTAGCFQHVSNIEEKHTIVEDYLKWYIIGRNTSVIERFKDGLASLMFLEALCQHPAVLAPVLCCKDKKLTAMDIEELFMPLLSPVGSNKRRTESQVLSFWSDYIMDCEEQGPVSLEELLMFATGLRSLPPAGMTPHPSLSFLEESMYPMANTCSNTIKLPLLPAYDLFKKNMDFGIQNSPGFGCH